GACGCGCCAGGGGCGCCGAGCTGGTAGGCGAGCAGCGCGGGCGCCTCGTCAGGTGAGCAGACACCGTGGACGTGCGCGGTGCGGTAGAGCTGGGCAGCGATCCGGATGCCCTCGCGTATCGCCTCGGATTTCGACAGGCCCGTGCGCATGAGCACCGCGAAATCCGCAGCGAGCGCGCCATCGACGCGTACGGAGGGGCGGTCACCGGGCGCGGGAGGGGGTGTTCTCGCGGGCCCGGGTAGGGTTCTGGTCAGCCATGGCGGGGTTTGCTCCCGTTCGTGGTCAGGCCCGTCCGGCGGTGGAGTCGTCGAGGCGGGCCGCTTGGGTCTGGGCGGGCCCGCCCCGCGCGCGGCGAGGCGGGCCTCGGTCGTTGTCAGGTGAAGAGGGCGCCCTGCTGCCCGTCGGGCTCCGTGCCGTCGAGGGTGAGCTGCTGCGAGGGCTCGGCGCCGATCCACTCGCGGCGCCATGTGCCGTCGGCCGCCTCGGACTGCTCAACAGCCGTCACGGCCTCGGCGAGTTCGCCTGCCCCTTCGCTGTCCGCGCTCGTCTGCGCCAGCGCGAAACCGAGCCTGGCCGCGAGCCGTTCGGCGGCGTCCACGCTCGCCACATACATGCCGTCTTCGATCTCCCGCGCGGGAACCTTGAGGCCGTGCAGCTCGCCATGCTGCTCGGTGATCGCGACCGGCCACGCGCTGTTGAGGAAGCCGACCACCTGCTCGCGCTCGATCAGGAGCAGGTCCCCGTCTTCGATGTCGTCCCGTGTCTGCGTGGCGTCGTAGGCACTGCGCGTGCTCGTGAAGCGGTGCACCACGGCCTTTCCGTTGGCGCGGTACAGGCGGCGCACCTCGCTCCGCATCTTGGGGACGCGTGCGAGCCAGCCACGGGCGGCGCGTTCCTCGTCGCGGCTGCGCTCGTCGGCGTAGAGCAGAGTCTCGGCGTACTCGGTGATTACCTCGATCACGTCCAAAGACGCGGTGAAGACGCGCGAGTTTCCTCGGCCTGCCGTGCTCGTCTCCAGCGCAATGCGCGTGGCGCGCGAGGCGGGATCGGCGTCCTCGGTGCCCGTGACGAGCTGCGTGCCCTCCAGGAACTCGACGAGTGCGCCAGCAACGACGGTCGAGATGCCGAGCGGCTGCGCGTTGTCGCTGTTGTGGTTGCTGTTCATGGGGTTTGCTCCCGTCCGTGTGGGATGCGGTCCGCGTGGTGGTGGAGTCACCAAGGCGAACTCGCGAGGAAGGCGGGGGCCGAGCGCTGCTGCTCGGCCCCCGTGCTGCTCAGGCGAGGCGTGCGGCGGGGATGATCAGGGTGAAGTCATCGGCTGGCCACGGGTCGCAGGTCTCCCACGGGCCCGAGGGGTACCCGTCGGTGAGCACCACGTGCGGCACGTCGCGTTCGGCGAGTTCGCACACGCCGCACTGGCATTCCGGCTTGAACGGCTGCGGGTGCGCCTCGTACTGGTCGTTGAAGTAGTCCGCGCGCTGCATGCCGCTCTTGGGGATGCAGAACGAGGCGAGGATCAGGTCGCCTTCGACCACGTCGCGCGCACGCACGGGACGCGCGTGCACAGGGTCGACGAGCAGCGGCGCATGGCTCTCGTCGCGCGGTTCCTCGGTGACGATCACGGGGGAGAACTCGGCCTCAACGCTGGTCTGCCGCGCTTCGACGGTGGTCTGCGCCTCGCGGGTGTGGTTGGGGTCGTCGCAGTCGGCGCCGCGCTCGCACTCGCATGCGCAGGCGCACTCGACAGGGGTGATCCAGAACTCGATGTCGCCGATGATGTGGCGCTCGCCGACACGTGCCTCGGTGTCCTCGCGGGTGAGGTGGACGTGCGCGAGGAAGTGGTCGAACGCTTCGGCCTCGGCGCCCTCGTAGTCCTCGGCGGTGTTGGCCACGTTGTCGTCGTTCCAGTCGCGGGCGAACGCGAGGTCCCCGATGCACTCGACGCGGTACTCGGGCGCCTGCCCGATCTTGTTCTGTCCGATGTGGTAGCGGGCGCGGGTCTTGTTGTTCATGGGGTTTGCTCCCTTCGTTGGTGGGCTCCGCCGGGTGGAGTCCGGTGGAGCGGTCTCCAGTTATAGGGGGGCCTAGAAGGGTGTGTCAAGGGGGGTCTATAAATCCCGTGCGGGAAGGCCGTACCCTGCTGTCATGACGGACACCCACCACCCGCCAGACGAGGTACGCGCAGCGCTTCGCACCCTCGCCGCCGACCACGTCGAGGCCGTACGCGCGCTGCTCGACGGCATCGCCGACCCCGTCGCGCGCGAACGCGCCGCCCGCTTCTACACCGACGAACTGCTGCCCGACGTCGTCCAAGGCGGCGCCAAGTCCGTGCGCCGCGAGGCCATCCGGGAACTGCGCGGACAGGGTCTGACCCTGCGCGAGGTGTCCGGGCTCACCGGCCTTTCCGTGCCGCGCGTCGACCAATTGGCCAAAGGCAAGTAGCAGCCGACGCGCGGCACGGAGGGAACCTCACGCGGCGCGCACGCTGCCCGGCCCGCCGGAACCCAGCGCGGCGACCAGGGCCGGAACGTTGCGCCACAACCACACGCGGCGCCCCAGCTCGTCACGGTCCACCGGCGCCGTGCATCCCGCCCCGGTCGAGCACGTCACCCGCGGCGGCTCGCCGGGCCCGGTATGCAGCGTCAGCTCACCCGCGCACCACGGGCACACCCGGTCCGGAACCACAGTCGCCCGGTCATCGAGGCCGAGCTCGCGCAGCAGCCGGGCCTCACAGCGTCGCGCGGCCTGGTGCGCCTCGTGCAGTAGGTGCTCGGGCAGCTCGCCGAACGGCGCCGCGAACAGGGTCCCATCGCGGCCCTGCTCGGGTGTGGTGTCCTCGTCGAGCAGCCTGCCCTCGACCCACACCACGGCCCACGGCAGCCCGTGCGCCCGGCTGCCCGGCGAGGTTGGGCTGCGGAATGTCCAGCGCCGCGGGTCATCCAGGCTCGCGCGCTGCACGACGGCGGCGAGGGTGTCGGCGAGGTCGAACACCGCGCGCTCGATGACGAGGCCGGTGTCGAGGGCGGAGAGGTTGAGCGGGGCAGGGTGCTCGCGCAGCACCAACGGCGCCCGCTCGACCAGGGGTTCATCATCGACGGGGCGCAGGGTGTGCGCGAGCTGTCGCGGCGGCCACACCTCGGCCGGCGCGGTTTCGATCGCGAGCAGCAGCTCGCCCCACCGGTCCCGGATCGTGCGCAGTGCCGCGGCACCATCCCGGCGGGCGCTCTCGGCGGTAGTCATGGGTGCACTTCCTTTCTGGGTCACGCGGCGGCCGCCGTATCGGCGTTGATGCGGTCGAGCAGCAGCCGCAGGGCTGCCGCGGCCTGCTGCGGCACCACCCCGTTACCGAGCGCCTTGAGCTGCGCCGCGCGGGAGAGGCCCGGAACCCCGGTGACGTGCCCGGCGTCAAGGCCCATCAGCCACTCAACAAACGGCGGGTCTAGGCGGCCTCGATCGTCAGTTGGCCGGGGAGCGGGCCGGGTGAGCCGTTCCCATCGGCCGACCGCTTGCGCGTACGCGCCCCAATCGACGTCGTCGCGTTCGACAGGTAGACCTGATGCCCCTGCGCCGCTCTCTCCTCCGCTGTCGCGTAGTTCGATCCGTGGTCGCTCGCTGAGGGCGTGGGCAGCAGCGCCGGGGCAATCGGCTCCAACGAGGGGCGTACCGAAGCGCCGGGCGAGGGCGACTGATTGCTGCCATACGGCGTCGCCGTGCGAGTCGGCAGCAGCCGGGCCGCTGTGCTCGCCAGGGTCAGACTCCCGTCCCCGTGCTTCTGGTTCGGGCTTCCCTTGGTGCCGTCGCTCGCCCGGGGCGTGGGGAGCAGCGTCGCGGCGTCCGTCAGCGTCTTGCCGTGTCCCTCGCCGTACGGTGCCCCGTCCCGGCGCCGGGTTCGCGTTCCTCGGGAATCCGCCACAGTCGGCGTCGGCAGCAGGTGCTCGACCTCGTCGGCCAGATTCGGCCCGTGCCCGCCCCTCTTGCGCTTGTCCGGATGCTGCGACCCCCCGTTCGAGCCCAGGTTCGAGGTCGGTGTCTTCAGCAGCCGCACCCGCGAGCGCAAGGTGCCGACCCCGCGCCGGTTCATCGGTCCGGGCCCGTTCGCCTCGCTCGCCGTCGGCGTGGGCAGCAGCGTCCCCGCCACCGAGGGCAACCCGTCCGGGTACCCCACTCCCTTGCCGTCCCGCGCCCGCGGTGTCGGCAGGCCAGGCAACGACGAATACCCGCTCTCGCTGGTGGGGAGCGCCGATCTCCGAAGCGCGTACGCTCGCCCACTCCGCATCGAACCCGAGGCCGGCCAGGTCGCCAAGTACGGCGCCGAGTGCTCGCAAAGCAGGCTCAGCGCTTGTGTCTCCCAGACACCACGGGCAGGGCTCCATATCGCTATGAGCCTGCGTCGAGAGGATGCCGCGGACATTCTCAATCACCACCAAGGAGGGTCGAAGGAAGCTGATAGCGCGCGCCACGTGCAGCCACAGACCGGACCGGGTGCCCTCGGCGATACCGGCCCGGCGGCCGGCGAGGCTCAGGTCGGTGCACGGGAACCCGGCACACACGACGTCGACGGGCTCGACGTCGTGAAAGTCGAGCGCGGACAGGTCGCCGAGGTTGGGAACGTCGGGCCAGTGCCGGGTGAGGATCGCCGAGGCGTGCGGGTCGATCTCGCTGTGCCAAGCGACCTCACCACCGACCACGGACCGCACGCCCTCGTCAAGGCCGCCGTATCCACTGCACAGGCTGCCGATACGAACGTCACTCACGCGGCACGCTCCTCGTCTGCCCGTCGGGTGAGCAGGCCCTCGACGTGCGCGGCCAGGCCCGGCCAGTCCGGAGCCCCGCAGGCACGCTGTGTGTTGGCGAGGTAGGCGCCGAGGCGCTGCACCGTGGCCTCGGTTTCGGTGAGTCGCTGCTCGGACCGTTCGAGCCGGGCCTCGGCAGCGACGAGGGCCTGCTCGGCTGCGGCATACCGTGCGCGCAGGGTGCGCGCCGTGGCCTGCGCCCCGCCGTTGCTGCGCCGCGCGGCGTCGAGGCTGTAAAGGCCGGTGCGCAGCAGCTCGGCCTCGCCAGTGAGCAGCGTGCCCCGCTCCGCGCGGTCGACCAGGTGCAGCAGCGCCGCAACGTCGGTCACTGGAACCCCACCGCCTTCGGGGCCTGCTTGGGCTGCTCGGGCACGACGTACGCGACGGTGAGCGCGCGGCCGTGGACGCGCAGCACTGCGTCGGTGGCGGGCTGGCCCGCGCTGCCGAGTTCACCGCGTACGACGTCGAGGAGTTCGGCGAGGTCGACGAGCGAGGCCGGAAGCGGAAGGGTGCGCTCGGCCCGTATCTCGTGCACCTCGCGACGGGGAGGAACGGACAAGGGAATCACTCCAATTCGGAAAGGTGTGGCCGCCCGTACGCGCGCGTAGGGCGCGCTCGACCGGTCGCGCGAGCCGCGCTCAGAGCGGCGGTTGGCTGGTCTGCGGGGCGGGGGTGGTTTCGGTGAGCTGCCATCCGTCGGCGGCGAGGGCTGCGAGGACGGCCTCGGCGTCGGCCAGGGCTGCCGGGTCGACGGGCTGCGGTGCGCGGTGGATGCCCGGGCGCCGGGAGGCGAGGGCGCCGGCGAGGGCGGCACGTTCGGCGCCGGTCATGCCGCAGCCCCGCCGTTGTCGTCAGTGATGCGGGCGTAGAACTGCTGCCGGGCGTCGTGGGTGTGCTCGCGCAGTTCGCGCCCGCTGGGGGTCTTGCAGCGGTGGCGGGCGGCGGCGCGGCACGTGGGCACCGGGCAGGCGACGGCCAGTTCGGGGAAGCGTTCGCGCTGGGCGCCGAGACCGGCCGCGGCGAGCTGTTGCGCGGCGTCGGCCGGTACGTACACGCGGGCCTCGGCGACACCGGCGACGAGCTCGGCAACGCGCTGGGCACGGGCGTTGTTCAGGGCGGCGCGGTAGAGGGCGGGCGAGGTCTGGCCGGTGGCCACGGCGGCGCGGGTGTCGGCGAGTTCGGCGCGGTAGGCGGCGACATCGTCGGGGTCCGCGGCCGGTACGGGGTCCGTGTGGCGGTTCATGAGCGCGTGCCGGTGCTCGGCCCATACGGCGAGCAGGTGGTGCGGCTCGATCGCGAAATAGCGGGCGGTGCGGTCGCCGCGGTGCTGCTCGTAGTACCGGCGCACGGCGGTCGTGGCGTCCCATGAGCCGTCGGCGAGGGTGGCGGGGACGTGGGAGAGGGCGGCGGCCCATTCGTCGATGGTGCGGGCGGCCTGGTGCTCGTCGACGAGGCTTCGGCGCACGCGGCTGTCGAGGGTGGCGGCGTAGTTGAGCAGGGCTGCTATCTGGCGTCGGTTCACTGGGCTTGCTCCCGTTCGAGCAGGGCGAGGCCGGCGAGCAGGGTGTCGCTGTGGCCGGCTGCGGGGCGGCGCATCGGCACGACGTTCCCGGCCGCCATGGCCGGACCGGTGGGGGCGCTTGCGGGCAGGCTGGGAAGCGCGCGCCATCCGGGGAGGAAGTACCGGCCTGACTGGGGGCGGCTGCGGGCGTTGTCCCACATGCCGCGGGCGTGGTCGACGAGGACGGGCACGGTGCAGCGGTCGATCAAGGCGTGCAGCAGCAGCCACTCGTCGGCCGACAGTTCCCACCCGACGACGAGGCCGGCCGCAGTCATGGCATCGACCAGGGGACGCACCGGTTCGGCGATCCGTGGTGCCGAACTCGCGCGGGGGGCTTGCTTGTTGGTACCCCCGTAGGGGGTACTCGGGTCGGGTCGGGTCTGGTCTACGCGCGCGCCCGTGAGGCGTCCGCCGTGACGGTCCCCGGTGACCTGCGGTTCCGCCTGAAAACCGAGGTCTGATTCGGGGGCCGGTTGGGTTTCGTTTCGCGTCGCGTTCGTCGGCGAATCGGATGCGTTTCGGGGCCGGTTCGCGTCCCGGTTGCGCTGGTGCTGCTTGCGCTGCGCGTCCTTGCTGCGGCCCTCGCGGACCTGGGTGCGCGTCGGGTTGGGCACGAGGTAGTCGTGCAGCACGTAGTCGCCGGCCTCGGGTTGCGGGCAGCGTGCGCAGGTGTGCCCCTGCTCGTGCAGCAGCCCCACCGACACGAGCTTGCGCAGTTGCGGGGCGGTGCCGTAGTCGCGTGCGACAGCGCCGAGCACCACCCCGTCGGTCAGGTGCTGCCCGGCGTACGACAGGAGGCGAGCGAACAGGCCAGCGGCGGCGTTGCCCGCGCTGCGCACCTTCGGGTGACTGTGGAACCCGTCATCCAACTTGGTCCACACGGGCCCGGTGCCTCCTCCCTGGTGTGGCGGGGGCCTCGGGCAGGAAGTCGGGCCACTGGACCCCGTCGAGGGCCCGCAGGTGCTGCTCGGGCACCGTGGCGAGGGGCGCGCCGAGGCGGTGCCGTCCCATGGCGGCGAGCACGTAGGCGTCGGCCTCGTTGTCGTTGGCGACGTCGACGGCGTACCGGTCGCGGACGGCGTCGAGCACGTCCTGCTTGGGGGCGTTGCCGCGGCCGGTGGCGTACTGGGCCCGGCAGGCGGGCGGCACGATCGCGACGGGCAACTCGCGGGCGTGCAGGGCGTCGACGACGAGCCACCACAGTCCGGCCCGGTCCCACGTGCCCGCCCCCTGCGAGCCGTATGAGGGGCCCTCGACGAGGACGAGGTCGGGCCGGCCGGTGGCGAGCAGGATCTCGGCGAGCAGGGACCGCAGCCGTGTCCGACGGGCGCCCGCGCGGTCGGACACACGGCCGGTGCTGCGCACGGTGCGCGCCCATCCGGGGCCCGCGATGCCCGTTGCGCGCAGCGAGAGATCGAGGCCGATCACGCGCGGGGCCCCGGCCGTGTCCGACAGTGCCGCGGGTGCAAACAGGCTGGTCACGAGGCATCCGTCGCCGTGTCGGACGGGCTGTCAGACGCAGGGTCGGACGGCTCGCCGGTGGTGTCGGACGCGTCGACGGTCTCGCCCTCGATGTAGTCGGGCACGGCGTCGATTCCGTCCGCCGTGGCGTCCCGGCGCACCATGCCGTCGTGGGCGACGGCCTGCGCGAGCTCGCTCGATTTCGGCAGCAACTTGAAGAGCTGGCGTATGGCGGTCTTCTTGGCCATGGCGTCGTAGTCGGTGCGCCACGGTCCCGAGTCCCGCGCCTTGGAACGGCGGCGCACCGCCTCGATGTCACCGGGCGACAGCACGACGAACGCGCTCCCGCCGTTCTTCAGCCGGGCAACGGCGTAGTACGCGACAGGTTGACCGCGGTCGGCGGCCATCGACGGCACGTGGCGCAGCACCGGATCGAGCCCGTACGCATAGGTGAACTCGTCGTCGGCATAGACGACTTGAGCGTCAAGGCCAGCGGCGAGGGGGTGCTGCCAGAACAGCTTGATCATGCCCTGATAGCCGATGACGAGCTGCACCTCGTAGACGCGCGCGTCCTTGTTGAAGAACGGCAGCAGGTACGCCTCGCCGAGTGCGCCCCCGGGTTCGAGGCCGAGCTGCGCGCACGTCATGAGCGCACCACCGAACGAGGCGCGGGTGCACTCCGCGAGGTGCCGCACCCGGCGCAGCTCGGTCAACGCGATCCGGGCTATCCGGTCCGGCGTGAGGTGCTGGGGCAGCGCACGGGCGAGCTCGCCGCGCATCTCCTGCACGAACTGCGAGAGCGGCTGCTGTCCGGCGGGGGCAACCTGCTTGCCGGTGGCCTTGGTCTGCGCGCGCTTGGCAACGCGCTGCGTCAGTTCGGTACTCACTTCTTCCCCTTCTGGGCAGGCACGAGCAGACGCCGCGCACGGTGCGCGCGGTAGAGGTCGGGGTGTTCGGCGGCCAGGCGCTTGACGTCGAGCGCGGGCCGCGGCCGGGTGTACTGCGCGGCGAGGTCGGGGTGCGCCTCGGCGAAACGCTTCGAGGCGAAGGTGCCGTTGCGGCGCCACGTGAACGCGGTCTCGCCGCGCACCTGCACCACCTCGGCCGCGCCCGCGATCGTCTTCAACCGGGCTTCGACGGCTCGGCGTTCGTCGGCGAGATCGGCCTCGCGAGCCTTTACCGTGGCGAGCTCGTCGAGCAGGGGCTGCACCTCGGCGGGATCGGCGAGCGTGACGGCGTCCGGTTCGACCTCGTACAGGTGGGCGAGCAGGTCGGCCGTTGCCGGGGACTCGTCCACGGGCGGCGGAGTCCGGTCCTGTACGCGCTGCCAGAACTCGCCGGCGAGCTGCACCAGGTGCTCGACGAGCTGTTCGTCGCGCTCGACGCGGTGCACGACGAGGCGCTGCCCGCCGATCAGTGCGGCGACGTGCGCCTGCGAGTAGCCGGTCACCGCGAGGTACCAGTGCGTTTGCAGCGCGGGCCCGTCAGGTACCCCCTCGCGCCACTCGTCGAGTTGGTAGGCGCTGCGGGTCTTGATCTCCAGTACGCCGACGGAACCGACCGTGCCCGGTTCGAGGGCGAGGCGATCGACGTTCGCGAGCATCCACGGGCGGTCGACGTGCGCGAGCGTCCCCGGGCCGAGCGTGACGTGCAGTCCGGTGCGCTCGGCGAACACCTCGGCGACCATGGGTTCGAGGGTGTGCCCCCAGAACGCGGACTCGTCGAGGTCGGTGTCACGCGGCAGTTCGGGTAATTCGCCGACCTTGTCGAGGTAGACCTCAAGCGGACCGCGGTACTTGTCCATGCCGAGCACCGCGGCCACGTCCGAACCGCCCACCCCGCGGCGGCGCGTGGCGAACCAGTCCTCGCGGCTGAGCCCCGGCGGGGCGACCACGCGGCCGGTGGGTGTCGCAAGTGCGGAGTGCCCGGCGGTCACGGTCGCACCTTCAACAGGTCGTCACTGGCGAGGCCGTAGGGCGAAGCGAGGGCGACCAACGTCGGCATGGCAGGCGCGCGTTGCCCGGAGAGCAGGGCGGACAGCGTGCTTTCGGGCACTCCAGTGGTGCGGGAGATGGCGGCGGCACTCTCGTCCCCGTGGCGCCGAGCATGCTTGATGAGGGCCGCGCGGTTCAGGCGTAGAACTGGCAAGGCAGACGTCCCATCTTTCTTCCGAGGAAGGTTGATCTTCCTCGGAAGGAACATATGCGACACGAGTTCGATCGGACAAGGAGATATGCCACTGGCAAGGTCCAGTGAGTTAGAATTTCCAACTGAGTCCAAGCCAGGGTGGGGAGGGGATGCCCGGGAAAGTCCGCGTATGGTGCACTCGATTCTCGCCTAGCTTCCTTCCGCGATCGAAAGGAGTGTCTAGCTTCCGCGCGCGGTAGATAAGGTGCGCCCATGAACGCCACAGCAAGCGTCGCCCTGGCGCGAACCTTCGGCGCCTTCGTCAAAGCAGCAGCCCTCAAGGCGGGCTACCCCGTAGACGATCAGCGCAGCGGGGCCAGAAGTCGACTCGCGGTCGACGCCGGCATGAGTCCGGCCACCGTGAGCCGCATTCTCAACGGCCAATCGCTGCCTGACCCGAACCATCTTGAGGGACTGTCGCGAGCGATCCATGTCCCGGTGAGTCAACTTCTCGTTCGATCAGGTGTCGTGAGCGAGGGCGCTCTCAGTGGTGCTGCACCTTCTGCGGTCCCGCCCCTCAGCGTCGAGGACATCGCGGAAGCGCTGGGGATCAGGAGCCCGAACAACGTGGAACTGCTCCGCGGGCTCGTTCGCAC
This is a stretch of genomic DNA from Streptomyces sp. NA04227. It encodes these proteins:
- a CDS encoding mucin-2, whose protein sequence is MWTKLDDGFHSHPKVRSAGNAAAGLFARLLSYAGQHLTDGVVLGAVARDYGTAPQLRKLVSVGLLHEQGHTCARCPQPEAGDYVLHDYLVPNPTRTQVREGRSKDAQRKQHQRNRDANRPRNASDSPTNATRNETQPAPESDLGFQAEPQVTGDRHGGRLTGARVDQTRPDPSTPYGGTNKQAPRASSAPRIAEPVRPLVDAMTAAGLVVGWELSADEWLLLHALIDRCTVPVLVDHARGMWDNARSRPQSGRYFLPGWRALPSLPASAPTGPAMAAGNVVPMRRPAAGHSDTLLAGLALLEREQAQ
- a CDS encoding helix-turn-helix domain-containing protein, which encodes MNATASVALARTFGAFVKAAALKAGYPVDDQRSGARSRLAVDAGMSPATVSRILNGQSLPDPNHLEGLSRAIHVPVSQLLVRSGVVSEGALSGAAPSAVPPLSVEDIAEALGIRSPNNVELLRGLVRTLQQTEGIDESGHGGEQAHTR
- a CDS encoding YqaJ viral recombinase family protein, producing the protein MTAGHSALATPTGRVVAPPGLSREDWFATRRRGVGGSDVAAVLGMDKYRGPLEVYLDKVGELPELPRDTDLDESAFWGHTLEPMVAEVFAERTGLHVTLGPGTLAHVDRPWMLANVDRLALEPGTVGSVGVLEIKTRSAYQLDEWREGVPDGPALQTHWYLAVTGYSQAHVAALIGGQRLVVHRVERDEQLVEHLVQLAGEFWQRVQDRTPPPVDESPATADLLAHLYEVEPDAVTLADPAEVQPLLDELATVKAREADLADERRAVEARLKTIAGAAEVVQVRGETAFTWRRNGTFASKRFAEAHPDLAAQYTRPRPALDVKRLAAEHPDLYRAHRARRLLVPAQKGKK
- a CDS encoding recombinase RecT, encoding MSTELTQRVAKRAQTKATGKQVAPAGQQPLSQFVQEMRGELARALPQHLTPDRIARIALTELRRVRHLAECTRASFGGALMTCAQLGLEPGGALGEAYLLPFFNKDARVYEVQLVIGYQGMIKLFWQHPLAAGLDAQVVYADDEFTYAYGLDPVLRHVPSMAADRGQPVAYYAVARLKNGGSAFVVLSPGDIEAVRRRSKARDSGPWRTDYDAMAKKTAIRQLFKLLPKSSELAQAVAHDGMVRRDATADGIDAVPDYIEGETVDASDTTGEPSDPASDSPSDTATDAS
- a CDS encoding helix-turn-helix domain-containing protein, with the translated sequence MFLPRKINLPRKKDGTSALPVLRLNRAALIKHARRHGDESAAAISRTTGVPESTLSALLSGQRAPAMPTLVALASPYGLASDDLLKVRP